The stretch of DNA AATTTTATTAGGAAGTGTAATTCCTATTTTTGGTTTTATATATTTATTAATCATTGCAATATCAAATTCTAGATAATATCCCACCAATGTTCTATTGCCAATAAAATTTAAAAACTCTTCAACTACAATATTTATATCTTCAGCATCTTCTAAATCACACTCTCTTATATGATGAATTTTTATAGCTTCTGCTTGAAGTTTTGTTTTTGGTTTTACAAATTTTACAAATTTTTTGCTGGATACTATTGTGTTGTTTTTTATAATAACAGCACCAATAGAAACGATATCATCTTTTTTAGGATCTAATCCTGTTGTTTCACAATCAAAACATACATATTCATCGTTGGGTGTTTCATCAAATAAGAACTCATATTTGTTATCTTTTAGATTTTTTTTATTGAAATATTGTTTTATATTTCTAAACATAGTTTAACT from Arcobacter suis CECT 7833 encodes:
- a CDS encoding 3'-5' exonuclease; protein product: MFRNIKQYFNKKNLKDNKYEFLFDETPNDEYVCFDCETTGLDPKKDDIVSIGAVIIKNNTIVSSKKFVKFVKPKTKLQAEAIKIHHIRECDLEDAEDINIVVEEFLNFIGNRTLVGYYLEFDIAMINKYIKPKIGITLPNKILEVSAIYYDYKIEKIPQANIDLRFNTIMEELKIPSLGKHDAYNDAIMTSLIFIKLKNQPKVKIN